In the Nomascus leucogenys isolate Asia chromosome 5, Asia_NLE_v1, whole genome shotgun sequence genome, one interval contains:
- the SHISA2 gene encoding protein shisa-2 homolog, with translation MWGGRRSSVSSSRNAASLLQLLLAALLAAGARASGEYCHGWLDAQGVWRIGFQCPERFDGGDATICCGSCALRYCCASAEARLDQGGCDNDRQQGAGEPGRADKDGPDGSAVPIYVPFLIVGSVFVAFIILGSLVAACCCRCLRPKQDPQQSRAPGGNRLMETIPMIPSASTSRGSSSRQSSTAASSSSSANSGARAPPTRSQTNCCLPEGTMNNVYVNMPTNFSVLNCQQATQIVPHQGQYLHPPYVGYTVQHDSVPMTAVPPFMDGLQPGYRQIQSPFPHTNSEQKMYPAVTV, from the exons ATGTGGGGCGGTCGCCGCTCGTCCGTCTCCTCCTCCCGGAACGCCGCTTCgctcctgcagctgctgctggccGCGCTGCTGGCGGCGGGGGCCAGGGCCAGCGGCGAGTACTGCCACGGCTGGCTGGACGCGCAGGGCGTCTGGCGCATCGGCTTCCAGTGTCCCGAGCGCTTCGACGGCGGCGACGCCACCATCTGCTGCGGCAGCTGCGCGTTGCGCTACTGCTGCGCCAGCGCCGAGGCGCGCCTGGACCAGGGCGGCTGCGACAACGACCGCCAGCAGGGCGCTGGCGAGCCTGGCCGGGCGGACAAAGACGGCCCCGACGGCTCGGCAG TGCCCATCTACGTGCCGTTCCTCATCGTTGGCTCCGTGTTTGTCGCCTTTATCATCCTGGGGTCCCTGGTGGCAGCCTGTTGCTGCAGATGTCTCCGGCCTAAGCAGGATCCCCAGCAGAGCCGAGCCCCAGGGGGTAACCGCTTGATGGAGACCATCCCCATGATCCCCAGTGCCAGCACCTCCCGGGGGTCGTCCTCACGCCAGTCCAGCACAGCTGCCAGTTCCAGCTCCAGCGCCAACTCAGGGGCCCGGGCGCCCCCAACAAGGTCACAGACCAACTGTTGCTTGCCGGAAGGGACCATGAACAACGTGTATGTCAACATGCCAACGAATTTCTCTGTGCTGAACTGTCAGCAGGCCACCCAGATTGTGCCACATCAAGGGCAGTATCTGCATCCCCCATACGTGGGGTACACGGTGCAGCATGACTCTGTGCCCATGACAGCTGTGCCACCTTTCATGGACGGCCTGCAGCCTGGCTACAGGCAGATTCAGTCCCCCTTCCCTCACACCAACAGTGAACAGAAGATGTACCCAGCGGTAACTGTATAA